Genomic window (Spirosoma sp. KCTC 42546):
ACTGCCAGTTGAAAACGTATCTTTATTCAATTGGCAGACGTCTATGGCTTAAGCAATTAGCTCAACGAAATCGGTTTGTGGTACGTGATGCGGAAACGCCTGTTTCGGATGAAGTAGCGCTGGACCACTTGAATGACGATCTGATCGATCATGAAGAACGTGACCGCCAGTTTGACCTGATGGCAGATTCGCTCGACCGGCTTGGCGAACCCTGCCGGACGCTGTTAGATGATTTTTACATCCAGCATTTAAGTATGCAGGACATTACCGAAAAGTTTGGCTATACCAATGCCGATAATGCCAAAACGCAGAAGTATAAATGCCTGATGCGGCTAAAACGGCTCTTCTTTTCGGAATATAAACAGTGAGATGTTACTGAGTTTGTAGTGACTGGATTATGTGATCGAAAAATATCCATTCTCGTTAGTACTAGCTATTTAGCTCAATAACCTTATAACTCTTTACCGTAATGGACGACGAAAAAGACATTGAAAGCGCCCTGCATGCCTACGGCGACCGAATTCGGTTCAAGCAGCGGCTGGCAAAAATTCAGACTGGTGTCGATATGAACGCGATGCGTCTGGAGGCTGATTCATATCAGTCTGCAACGGAGCAGTCGGGGCAAATTCGTTCGTTATGGCAAACGTACCGTACTACGCTGGCCGTAGCTGCATCGGCGGCCATTATTACTACGTTCGGTTCTATTTTTCTATATCGGTCTTATCAGCAAAGCCATCAGCAAGAGCAGCAATATAGCCAGTTAAGTAAAGAAATTCAGGCGGTTAAGTCATATCAGCGTAAAATGCAGAATGATCTTAATGGCCGCGGCCGTGGCCTAAGTGTTAACCCGGCACAGGTTTCTGGTTCTGGCTTTTTACTAACGGGTGATGGCTATTTTGTAACGAACAATCACATTGTTCGCGATGCCGATTCCGTATACGTGCAAAGCACAAAAGGGGAAGTCTATAAAGCGCGGGTCGTTTATACAGACCAGACGCATGATCTGGCTTTCCTGCAACTCTGCGATGACAGCGCCTTCCGTACACTGCCTCCCGTTCCGTATAGCTTTGAGTCCCGGCCATCTGATCTTGGCGAGCGTGTTTACACACTCGGGTACCCTCGCGAAGAGATTGTGTATGGAGAGGGGTATCTAAGTTCCGGCACAGGTTACCGGGGTGATTCAACTGCCTATCAGGTAGCTATCGGTGTGAATCCTGGTAACTCAGGCGGTCCACTCCTGGACGAAAAAGGAAATGTGATCGGGATTATTAGCGGTAAGCAAACTACGTCAGAAGGGGTAAGTTTTGCTGTGAAAACCAACTATTTACTCGAAGCTCTCAATAACATTCCTGTTGATTCGCTGAAAGGCCAACCGCTGCGCCTGAATAAGAAGAACACACTGGCGAATTTACCACGCAAAAAGCAAATTAAGCGGATGCAGGACTACGTTTATCAGGTAAAAGTATTCAAGCATAAAGAGTAAAAAAGACCATAACCTAATAGGAATGCAGCTAGGTTAAAAGTTTTTTCCACTGGCTAAACATTTGAGTAGGCAGGGGTGTTGTTGAGGACGATAATCACCAACTCAACAACCATGAAAAAGATCATTATGCTGGCCGTCGCGATGGCCTTCTCAACAGCACTCGTATCGGCACAGGATACAAAAGAAAAAGCAAAGGAAACGGCACAACAGGCGAAAGAAACGACAAAAGCTGCTGGTAAGAAAATAG
Coding sequences:
- a CDS encoding RNA polymerase sigma factor encodes the protein MKESRQPILSDEELLMGLADGSDNALTQLYRRYFPMVLHFVTTNSGSEDDAKDIYQEALIVLYEKVRSDSLELHCQLKTYLYSIGRRLWLKQLAQRNRFVVRDAETPVSDEVALDHLNDDLIDHEERDRQFDLMADSLDRLGEPCRTLLDDFYIQHLSMQDITEKFGYTNADNAKTQKYKCLMRLKRLFFSEYKQ
- a CDS encoding S1C family serine protease, producing MDDEKDIESALHAYGDRIRFKQRLAKIQTGVDMNAMRLEADSYQSATEQSGQIRSLWQTYRTTLAVAASAAIITTFGSIFLYRSYQQSHQQEQQYSQLSKEIQAVKSYQRKMQNDLNGRGRGLSVNPAQVSGSGFLLTGDGYFVTNNHIVRDADSVYVQSTKGEVYKARVVYTDQTHDLAFLQLCDDSAFRTLPPVPYSFESRPSDLGERVYTLGYPREEIVYGEGYLSSGTGYRGDSTAYQVAIGVNPGNSGGPLLDEKGNVIGIISGKQTTSEGVSFAVKTNYLLEALNNIPVDSLKGQPLRLNKKNTLANLPRKKQIKRMQDYVYQVKVFKHKE